TGACGATGATCGGGAGGCTGGCGATGAGATTGCTGATCTTTGGCGCCTCGGGCGCGACGGGCCGCGTCCTCGTCTCGGCGGCGCTGGCGGAAGGTCATCTGGTGAGCGCCTTCGTCCGCGCGCCCGGCAAGCTCGCCGTCAGCCACGAGCATCTGAGCGTTATCGTCGGAGACGTCGCCGACCGCAAAGCGGTGGAGGGCGCGATTGCCGGTCACGATGCGGTGCTGAGCTGCCTCGGCGTCGGCGTACCGCTGAGGCACGATGGCGCGGTGATTGCCGGCATCGGCTTCATCGTCGAGGCGATGCAGCGGAGCGGGCCGGGCCGGCTCGTCTACCTGTCCTTCCTTGGCGTCCGCGACGGCCGCCGGCAACTGGGCCCGCTGCTCGGCGGCATCGTCGCGCCGCTCGTGCTGCGCCATGAGGTGGCGGATCACGAAGCGAAGGAAAGGCTCATCGCGCAGTCCGGCCTCGACTGGACGATCGTGCGGCCGCCAAGGCTCGGCAACGGCCCGGCAACCGGCGCGTTCCGCCACGGCAACGGCATTCGGGCCAATTCGCTGCTGCCGACACTGGCGCGCGCAGACGTCGCGGCCTTCATGCTTGCCCAGGTCGGCGACACCACATATTCGCGTAAGGCGGTTGCCCTGCTGCCTTGATGTTCACGACACCGGCGCGGCGCCGCCCTCTTCGGTGCGCCGCGCGATGAACTCGTCGAGCACACCGGCGGTGGCGGCGGCGGATTGCGGCGGCTGAAAGTCGGAAAGAATCCGCTTCCAGATGCCGGTGGCGCGCTCGGTCGCGGTCTTGCCGCCTGACTGCGTCCAGTTGCCGAAATTCGACCAGTCGGCGACCAGCGGCTCGTAGAAGGCGGTGCGGTAGCGCGTCATGGTGTGAGCCGCCGAGAAGAAATGACCGCCGGGCTGCACCTCGGCGATGGCGTCGAAGCCGATGGCGTCGGCGTCGCCCGGCGTCTTCGCGCAAAGCTCAGCGATCGTCTGCAAGGCCTCGATGTCGGTGATCAGCTTTTCAAAGGAGACGCTCAGGCCGCCCTCCAGCCAGCCGGCGGCATGGATGCAGACGGTGGCGCCGGCAAGCACCGAGCCCCACAGCGCGAACTGTGTTTCATGCGCCGCCTGCGCGTCGGAGATGTTGGCGGCGCTGCCGCCGCCCGAGCGCCAGGGCAGGCCGGTGAAGCGCGCCAACTGGCCGGCGCCCAAGGTCGCCTTGATGTGCTCCGGCGTACCGAAGGCCGGCGCGCCCGACTTCATGTCGACGTTGGAGGAAAAGGAGCCATAGACCACCGGCGCGCCGGGACGCACGATCTGCGCCAGCGTCAATCCGGCCAGCGCCTCCGCGTGCTGCAGCGTCAGCGCGCCGGCGACCGTGATCGGCGCCATGGCGCCGGCCAGGCAGAAGGGCGTGATGATCGAAACCTGGCCGGCCTTGGCGAAGTCGATGATGCCCTGCGCCATCGGGATGTCGAGCTGGCGCGGCGAGTTGGTGTTGATGACCGTGTAGCAATAGGCGCCGCTGCGGAACTCGTCCTCCGAGAGACCGCGCGCCAGACGGACCATCTCGAAGCTGTCCTCGACCTGCGGCGTGCCGCGCGCGAAGACGAAGGGGAGCTTGTCTGACAAAGTGAGCTGCGCCCGGCCGGTTGCATAGTGGCGAAAGCGCGTGTCGACGTCCTGCGGCTCGATGCAGGGACCGAGCATATGCAGCACGTCGAAATGCTGCAGCAGCTTCATGAATTCCTCGAAGGCGGCCAGCGTGCCCGGCCGGCGGCCGCGTTCGAGATCGGTGACGTTGGGCGCACCGGACCCGGCGAGGAACGCCATCGTGCCGAGCTCCAGCGCAAGATCGCGGGAGCGGTCGCCGCCATAGGCAGGGATCGAGCGCGGCGCGGAAGCCAGGGCCGCATCGACCATGTCGCGGCCAATCCTCACCATCTGGCTGTCCTCGTCGACCAGGGCGCCAGCCTTGGCAAGAATGCCGCGCGCCTCCGGCAGCAGCACCTTGATGCCGAGCTCCTCCAGTACTCTCAGCGCCGTATCGTGGATCGCGGCGACCTGATCGTCGGAAAAGACGGGCTGCGGCAGGAACGGGTTCTTCAGCGAACGGTAGTTCGGGCGACGGCCGGATTCGCTGCCCGCCTCGCCATTGCGTCCGCGCCGGCGTTCTCGCCTCAGGTCGCGTGCGGCCTCGTCAATCATGCCCAATCCTCCTATTGCCGCATTGCCTCGCCCTTGGGGTCATAGGGCGAGGCCGCGATGACGCGCGCCGGCCGTTCGACGCCGACAATGTGTACGGAAAGCTCGGTTCCCTCCCCGGCGAATTCGTCATCCACCAACGCCAGGGCGACGCTCTTGCCGACGGTATAGCCATAGCCGCCGGAAGTGACGAAGCCGACGCGCCGACCCTTGCGCCAGACCGGCTCGAAGCCGCTGGCGTCGGCATCGACGGCGTCGACCTCAACTGTCACGATCCGTTGCGAAACTCCGGCCTTGCGCTCTTTCAACGCCGCTTCACGGCCGATGAAGTCGCCCTTGTCGAAGGCGATGAAGCGGTCGAGGCCTGTCTGTCCTGGCGTGTAGCCTTGCGTGAACTCGCGCGACCAGATGCCGAAGCTCTTTTCCAGGCGAAGCGCGTTGAGCGCGTAATAGCCGATCTCGGCGAGACCGAGATCCTCGCCGGCGGCAAGCAGCGTCTCGCGAAGGGTCGCATGCAGGGCGGCCGGGCAGTTGATCTCGAAGCCGAGCTCGCCGGCGATCGACAGCCGCGCGATCCGGGCGCGCACCATGCCGATGTCGAACGCGCCGCAGGCCATGAACGGCAAGGTCTTGGCGGATACGTCCTGATGCGTGGTGCGTTCGACGATCCTGCGTGCGTTGGGTCCGGTGACTAGAAAGCCGGACACCGTGTCCGAGATGTCGGTGACGGAAACGCCGTCCGCCATATGCGCCTCGAACCAGCGCATGTGGAATTCGCGCAGGTAGTAGGACCCCATGATCCAGTATTCTTCCCCGCCCCAGTTGAGAACGGTGAGATCGCCCTTCAGCCTGCCGTCAGACCCAAGCATCGGCGCCAGCTTCGCGCGGCCGGGCTTCGGCAGCTTGCAGGCGAACAGCCGGTCTAGCCAGGCCTCGGCGCCCGGTCCCGACACGGCGTAACGCGAGAAGGCCGTGGTATCGACGAGGCCGGCGGCGCGGCGCACCTGCAGGACCTCGTCGCCGACGATGTCGAAGGCGTTCGAGCGCTTCAGCGTCGTCTCCTCGCGAAAACCCATCGGCGCGAAATACGCCGGGATTTCCAGCCCCCAGGATGCCGTCCACTCGCAGCCGGCGGCGCTCATGCCGTCATAGGCGCCGGGGCGCTTCAGCGGCCGGCCCGCCGGTAGGCGCTCGTTGGGGAAGGTCATGACGAAGCGGCGGGCGTAGAACTGGCGCGTGGTCTGCCTGAGATACTCGCGGTTGGCGGCGAACGCGCCGTAGCGGGCGATGTCCATGCCGAAGATGTCGGCCTGCGGCTCGCCATGGATCATCCATTCGGCCAGCGACTTGCCGACGCCGCCGCCCTGGCTGAAGCCGGCCATGACGCCACAGGCGACCCAGTAGTTGCGTAAGCCCCTGACCGGACCGACCAGCGGGTTGCCGTCCGGCGTGAAGGTGAAGGCACCGTTCACCCATTTGCGGATGCCGGCCTTGGCCAGGCAGGGGAAACGCTGATAGGCCTTGGAAAGCTCCGGGCTGATGCGATCGATGTCCTCGGGGATCAGCTCGATGCCGTAGTCCCAGGGCGCGCCGTCCATGTTCCAGTGTTTCGGGTTCTGCTCGTAGACGCCGAGCAGCACGCCCTTCCGCTCCTGCCGCAGATAGGAGAAGCCGTCGAGGTCGACGGCGAGGCCGAGCTCCTTGTCGAGGGCCGCGACCTCGGGAATGTCCTCGGTGACGAAATAATGGTGCTCCATCGGCGTCACCGGCAGGTCGACGCCAGCCATCAGCCCGACTTGCTTGGCCCAGAGCCCACCGGCATTGACGACATGCTCGGCGACGATCGTGCCCTTTTCGGTGACGACATCCCAGCCGCCGCCGGCACGCTGCTTCAGCTCGACGACGCGGTTGCGCAGAATCACGTCGGCGCCACGCTTCTTCGCGGCGCCGGCATAGGCGTGCGTCGTGCCATAGGGGTCGAGATGGCCTTCGTTGGAATCGTAGAGGCCGCCCAGCACGTCGCTGACATCGACGATCGGGCAGATCTCCTTGATCTCATCGGGCGTCACCAAGCGGGCCGTCTCGATACCGACCGACTGGAACACCGCCCAGGCCGATTTCAGCCATTCCCAGCGCTGCGGGTCGCTCGCCATGTTGACGCCGCCGGTCATGTGCAGGCCGGCATTCTGGCCGGACTCGGCCTCGATCTCGCGATAGAGCTTGATCGTGTAGTCCTGCAGCGCCGCGACGTTGGGATCGGCATTGAGCGCGTGGAAGCCGGCGGCCGCATGCCAGGTCGAACCGGCCGTCAGCTCGGCGCGCTCGATGAGCGCCACGTCGTTCCAGCCGAACCTCGTCAGGTGGTAGAGCACCGAGGCGCCGACCACGCCTCCTCCGATGACGACCGCGCGATAATGCGACTTCACGAGCTCTCTCCCTCTCGTTGAAGGCTCTAAGATATACAGACTGGACATACATGTCTAGACACTTCTGTCCAGAGCTTGCGCGCGGCTTCGCGCCATGCCTATTGTGCGGCCATGATCATCGCCGCTCCCCAGGCCGAACCGACGCCCGGAAACATCAAGGTCACGCGCTGGGACTGGATCAATCTCGCGTTGCAGACGCTGATCTCGGACGGCATCGAGAGCGTGCGCGTGCTTACGCTCGGTCAGAAGCTCGGCGTGTCGCGCTCGAGCTTCTACTGGTATTTCGAAAGCAGGCAGGACCTGCTCGACCAGTTGCTCAAGCACTGGCACGACACCAACACCACGGCGATCGTCGAGCGCGCCCGGCGCCCTGCCGAAACCATCATCATGGGCGTGATGAACGTGTTCGAATGCTGGGCCGACGAGCGCTTGTTCGACCCGAGGCTCGACTTCGCCGTGCGCGAATGGGCAAGACGCTCGGACGATGTGCGGCGCATGATCGACCAGGCGGACGACGAGCGCCTCAGCGCCATCCGCGACATGTACCGCCGGCACGGCTACGACGACGAGGACGCCTTCATCCGCGCCCGCGTCCTCTATTACATGCAGATCGGCTACTACGTGCTCGACCTCAAGGAGCCGGTCGAGGCCCGCGTCAGCCATCTCGCCGCCTATCTGCGCTCCTTCACCGGCCAGGAGCCGACCGAGGCCGATGTGGCGCATTTCATGCGCTTCATCGCAGCGCGGTGATATCGCCGCGAAGTATCAACCTTGGCGTTCAACAAAGCCTGGGTGTGGCTTCGCTGCCCTTGTGAGCGGTGATAAAATGGTTGATTAGTCGTGCAGGGGTGGCGCCCGAAACCGTTCACGCGGTTTCGGTCGAAAGCGCGTTGGGGCGGAAGTCTGGAATGGCAAGTCCTTCGAAACCACGCAAGAGAAGAGGCCGGATCGCCTCAGCGGCTCTTGCGGTCGACGCATGGCTCGATTCCTCGCTTTATGAAATCGGCTTCAAGGCGCGCGAATTCTGGGAAGCAGCCACCATCTTTTCCCGCCGCTTTCGCCTGCATGGCTGGCGGCGCGCCATCATCGAGGTGCTGAGCGAGGGCTTCACCATGGGCGCCGGCGGCTTCGTGGTGCTGTTGGCGCTGGCCATGCCCGCCTTCGAGATCACCGCCGGCGACTGGCGCAACCAGGGCGATTTCGCCGTCACCTTCCTCGACCGCTACGGCAATGAGATCGGCCAGCGCGGCATCATCCAGCGCGATTCAGTGCCGGTCGACGAGATGCCGGACATCGTCATCAAGGCGGTGCTGGCGACAGAGGACCGGCGGTTCTTCGATCATTACGGCATCGACGTCCTCGGCCTGTCGCGCGCCATCTTCGAGAATGTGCGCGCCAATTCGGTGGTCCAGGGCGGCTCCAGCATCACGCAGCAGCTCGCCAAGAACCTGTTCCTTTCCAACGAGCGCACCTTGGAGCGCAAGATCAAGGAAGCGTTTCTCTCGCTGTGGCTGGAGGCGAACCTCTCCAAGAAGGAGATCCTGCAGCTCTATCTCGACCGCGCCTATATGGGCGGCGGCACGTTCGGCATCGAGGCGGCGGCGGATTTCTATTTCGGCAAAAGCGTCAAGGACCTGAACCTCGCCGAGGCGGCGATGCTGGCCGGCCTGTTCAAGGCGCCGACCAAATACGCCCCGCACATCAACCTGCCGGCGGCACGCGCGCGCGCCAATGTGGTGCTTTCCAATCTGGTCGACGCCGGCTTCATGACCGAGGGCCAGGTGCTGCAGGCGCGGCTCCATCCGGCCGACGTCGTCGACCGCGGCGAGAAGCAGAGCCCCGACTATTTCCTCGACTGGGCCTTCGACGAGGTGAAGAAAATCGCCAAGCCCGGCCAGCATTCGCTGGTCGCGCATACGACCTTCGACGCCAACATCCAGAAGGCGGCGGAAGAATCGGTCGAGTTCCACCTCCGCCAGTTCGGCAAGGAATACAACGTCACCGAGGGCGCGGTGGTGGTGATCGAGACCAATGGCGCGGTGCGCGCCATCGTCGGGGGCCGCGACTATGGCGCCAGCCAGTTCAACCGTGCGACCAAGGCGCTGCGCCAGACCGGCTCGTCCTTCAAGCCCTATGTCTACGCCACCGCGATGGAGCATGGCTTTACGCCGGATTCCGTGGTTTCCGGCGGTCCGATCTCCTGGGGCAACTGGTCGCCGCATAACTATAGCGGCGGATCGGCCGGCAATGTCACGCTGCTGACCGCGATCGCCAAGTCGATCAACACGGTGCCGGTGCGGCTCGCCAAGGATCATCTCGGCATCGCCCCGATCAAGGCGATGGCCGAATCGATGGGTGTCGAATCGCCGCTGGAATCGCACAAGACCATGGTGCTCGGCACGTCCCTCATGACGGTGATGGACCAGGCGACGGGCTACAGCGTCTTTGCCCAGAACGGCTTTGTCGGCTCCAGGCACGGCATCACCCAGCTCGTCACCCGCACCGGCGACGTGGTCTATGACTGGACCAAGGACGCGCCGCCCCCGCACCGGGTGCTGTCGGAACAGGCGCTGAAATACATGAATACCATGCTGGCTGCGGTGCCGGTGATCGGCACGGCACGACGCGCCCAGCTTCCCAACATCGTCGTCGCCGGCAAGACCGGCACCACACAATCGTACCGCGACGCCTGGTTCGTCGGCTTCACCGGCAACTACACGGCCGCCGTCTGGCTCGGCAATGACGACTTCACGCCGACCAACAAGATGACCGGCGGTTCCCTGCCGGCGATGGTATGGCAGCGGCTGATGGTCTATGCGCACCAGAATATCGACCTGAAGCCGATCCCGGGCCTCGATCATCCTTTCGTCGACCCGGAGGTCGCGGCCAAGGCCGAGGAAGCGGCGAAGAAGGAGGCCGCGGATGCCGAGGCGCAGGCCGAGGCCGAGCGCCCGCCGGTGCTATCCAGCCGCACCACGCAGACGCTGAGGGACATGACCAAGGTGTTCCAGTCCGCACCCGTGCTCGACGCACCCACCCTGCCGGAGACCCTGTCGGCGCTTTAGGTTTTGATCTTGCTCAGGCCTTTGTCCCGAAACCGGCTCCCACTTTCGGGAGACATGCTTTTTATCCTGCGCATGTCTTTGTCCCGAAACCGGCTCCCACTTTCGGGAGACATGCTTTTTATCCTGCGCATGTCTTTGTCCCGAAACCGGCTCCCACTTTCGGGAGACATGCTTTAGCGGAGACTTGGCAATCTGAGACGGGCCCAATCGCCGGCTGGGATCTCAGCGCCGACGCGGAAGTTGAACGACAGGACCCTCGTCGCATCGGTGTCGACTTCGCACCGGAAGCTTAGGCGGTACCATGTGGTTGTGGTGCTGAAGGCGGTCTCCGCAGGGCTAAGAACATTGCCCGCCTTCAGCGGAATAGATGGCAGCCATTTGGGAGAATAAGAGGCGTCCTGCAATTCCTGATTCAAGACGCTGCCGCAAAGGTTGGCGACCCGCTGATCGCGAGGCACGCCGGTCATGGAACTTGTGGCCAGTGCATCGCCGGTGGCGCCCTGCGAGTAGAGCTTTCGGACACCAGGAAGACCCGAATAGGTAGGCGATCCAGCAACGGCGGCTTTTGTGGAACCTGGCGTCCCGGTGCTCCTGCTTCGGGACTTCGAGCCCTTGGCAGGCTTGAACTTCAGCGCATTTGCGGGTTTGGGCTTTGGCTTTTCGGCGGTTTGCGCTCCTGCCTCTTGCCCGTCTGCCTGTTGTCTGTCCGCGTTCTGGGCTGCCTGCTTTTCCTCGCTCTGCGTGGGGTTGGCGTCCGTCTCGGCGGTCGCCGGCTTGTCGTCAGCCTTGCTTGGATCTGCCTGCTGATCGGCGCCGGCCGGCACGGCAGATTGGTTCTCAACCGGCTTCGGCAAGGCTGGCGGCTTCGAATCGCTATCCTTGGCCGGCGAAGGCGTGTTGTCTCGATCGCCGCCTCCATCCAGGGATTTCCTCGGGCCAGCATCCTTGTCGCCGTACTGAAAAACGGGCTTCAGCACCGCGATTGCCGGCGGCTTCGGCGGCTGCTTTTCCGGCAAAGGCGGCTTTTCAACTTTCTGCTCGGGCGGTTTTTCAGCCTTCGGTTCCGGCGGCTTTTCGGCCTTGGGCTCCTTTGGCTGCGGCGCGGGCGGAGGCTTCGGTTTCGGCTGCTCGGGCGGAGGCACAAGCGCGACATTGACCGGCTGCTCCCGATCCGGCTGTTGAGCAGGCCTCGGCAGGCTGTAGACCAGAAATACCGCTATGAGCGCATGCAGGATCAGCGATGCGGGCAAGGCGCACGCCAAATTCCAACGCCGTTCTTCCGTCTCGCCCTTCATCCCGATCGATGTGGAACGAAAAGGCGGCGGCTTCAAGCACAGACACCGATTGAACGGCCACCCGCAGCGACGCAGGAGGAAGCCGCCGCTGCGTGCCGGTTTCACCCGAATATCGCCACGCCTTGGAGCAAGCCGGCTTGCCACGGGGGCCCGCGCCGCGATATCCCGAGCAACCTCCTCTGTTCCGGCCCTTCATGCTCAGAAACGCATTCCTCACGCTGCTTTCGCTTGCCATAGCCATCGGCCTTGGCGGCGGCAGCGTCTGGTACGCACTAAACGCGCAGGACGGCGTCGGCGCGATCCGCATCGGCCGATGGACCGCCTTTCCCGACATCGGCACCCAGGCCGCCGATCCCTATTCGAAGGCGCGCATAGCGCGTGAGGGTGTGCTGGCGCTCGGTCGGGCCGAGGGACTCTCCTTCGTCGCCGAGCGCGACGAGACCGGTGAGCCGTTGAAACGCGAATGCGCCTATACGATTGAAGGCGGCTACCCGACGGCCCGGTTCTGGACGCTCTATGCCGCCGACCAGTCGCTCGGCGTCATCGACACCGGCAAAGCGAGGCGGGCCGCGCTGCAATCCTATGAGGTGCTGCGCCAACCGGATAATTCGGTCGTCATCGCCGTCGGCAACCGCCCCGCCCCCGGCAATTGGCTGCTCACCAACGGCTTCGGCAAGATGTATTTCGTGCTGACCTTCTACGATACGCCGATCGCGAGCAGCACCGGGCTTTCCGACGTGACGCTGCCGCGCATCCTGAAGGCGGGCTGCAATGCGTAGCCTGCTGCACGCGCTCATCCTCGGCCTGCTGGGCGCCGGCATCGTGCATATCGTGGTGCTGTTCCTGGTGCCGGAATTTTCCGAGCGCGATGCCTGGTCGCGGCTGGCGATGGCCTCCGACCTCTACAAGATGACGCGCCTGGACGCCGAGGCCGGCGGCGCGCCTGTGGTGAAGTCGGTCGACCCCATGTTCTACGCGGCAGCCTGCCGCTTCGACCTCGCCGACGGGCTGGTGCGGATCCGGGCGCCGGGCGACGTTCCGTTCTGGTCGGCCTCGGTCTATGACCGCAGCGGCCACAACATCTATTCCTTCAACGACCACAACGCGAACGGCGAGAAGCTCGATGCCGTTGTGCTGACGCCGGCGCAGATGATCGACGTGCGGCGCGATCTTCCGGAGGAATTGCAGGGCGCGATCTTCGTCGAGGCGCCTATCGAGGACGGCATCTTCGTCGTCCGCGCCTTCGTGCCGGACGACAGCTGGAAGCCGATCGTTTCACGCTTCCTCGAGCAGAGCGCTTGCGAGCTGCAGGACTATTGAGCGGAAAACGGATCAGTGGCGCGGAACGGTGGGTCGCGGCGAGCCTGGCTTGTCGGGACCGTCCGGGCGCGCCGCGCCGACCTGCGGCTGTGGCTCGTAGCGGACGCCGGGGAAGATGATGACCGCCGCCGCTGTATCGGTGGCGTGAGCTACTCGATTGACCGGTGCCGTTCTCGGCACAAAAGACAGGACCATGCCCATGGTTCGCGCATTCCTCTCGGTTTGACCGGAGCACAACGCAACGCCTCCAAAGTTGATTAAGGCGGGCAGAGGGTTAACGGAGCGCTAACGGATCGCGGCTAATTTGATCTTTAGTTCCCTGGAGACGCGAAACCCGCTTGGCCGGATTGCGCGGGGCCAGGTCTGTGTCGAGTGTCGGGCGTATCGTGTCATCTTCGGATTTCAGGCAAATCGCTATCCGGACCGAAGCGGGAAAAGCCGAAAGGCTGTTCCGCGCCGCCGTGTCGGCCTTCTGCTCGCTGACGCGGCCCTCGCGCCGCGAGATCGCCCAACTCGAGGATCTGACGCTGCCGCTGTTCGACGAGGTGTCGGTCGAGTCGCGCCGCTATGTCGCCGCCGCTCTTTCCGAATGCGAGTATGCGCCGGCCGCGCTTGTGCGACGGCTGGCGGAGGAGCCGGTCGAGATCGCGGCACCGCTGCTCACCCGCTCGAACGCGCTGAGCGACATCGACCTCATCGCGCTGATCGGCCGCCATGGCCTGCCGCACGCACGCGCGATCGCCCGCCGCAAAGAGCTCAATGCGACCATCGCCCACCTCATCCGCGCGCTGGAGAAGCCGACGCTGGTCAAGACCCGGCCACCGGAGACGGTGACGAAGCTCGCGCCGGTGAAACCGGCGCCCGCCGAGGCCGGCGAGGACAAGCGACCGCTCCCAGGCGAAGCCGAGGACAATGCGCGGCGCCGCCTGCGCTCGATGATGCGCCCCGCCGGCGAAGGTGTCGCCGTCAACCCCGTTGAGCCAACCTACGCGAAGCTGCGCGAGACGGCGCTGACCGGCAATGCTGCCTTCTTCCAGACAGCGCTTGCCGATGCGCTCGACATCGATTTTACCACGGCTCGCTTGGTGACCGGGCAGTCGAGCTACACGGCGCTGCTATCGGCGCTCAAGGCGCTCGACCTCAGTGAGGACAGAGCCTTCCTGATCGCGGTCGCGGTCTATCCCGGTGAGTTCCCGCATCCGCAGGCGATCCGTCTGTTCCTCGACCGCTACCGGCTGCTGCATCGCGAAGCGGCGCTCGACAAGGTACGGGCCTGGAAAACCGAAACGCCGTCGCGAGCGATCCGCGGCAACGCCGTCGAGACGGCAGGCGCCGAGCACCAGGCGTCGAACAGCGACGGCACGGCCGCTAGCCTGAAGGCGTCCTAGCCGTCCAGCGCTGGGCCTGCTTTGCATCGTCGAAGAGGCAGGATTTTCGCGAGGCGAAGATCCCCTCGCCCGCCGTTCGCGATTTTTCGGGAATAGAGCGACGCAGGACCGCGTTGAGGAGATGAAGGGCGATCACCCCTTCAGCAAACAGCGTCGCCTCTTCTGCAAACCTTCCCAGCAACTGAAGGTCGGGCATCGGACGGGACGCTGAACAATCCCCAACACTATGATTGGAGAATCCATGATGCGAACACTTGTGTTCTTTGCCGCGCCATTGCTGTTTGCCGGCTCCGCGTCGGCTTCCGATCACCTTTTCACTGCCGTAGGAGCAGGTGGCTTGACGACATCGAGCCAGCCTTTCCAGAACGGCACAGATAACCCAGGCCGACCAGGCACTTCCGTCTCAGGCGAGGGCAGTCCCCTGTCAGGAGACGAGCATACGGTGCCTGCGACGGAGACGGCGACGGGGGCCACCTCAAAGACCCCACCGTCGGTTGATCAGGGCAAGACGGCGCC
The window above is part of the Mesorhizobium sp. WSM4904 genome. Proteins encoded here:
- a CDS encoding DUF2336 domain-containing protein is translated as MSSSDFRQIAIRTEAGKAERLFRAAVSAFCSLTRPSRREIAQLEDLTLPLFDEVSVESRRYVAAALSECEYAPAALVRRLAEEPVEIAAPLLTRSNALSDIDLIALIGRHGLPHARAIARRKELNATIAHLIRALEKPTLVKTRPPETVTKLAPVKPAPAEAGEDKRPLPGEAEDNARRRLRSMMRPAGEGVAVNPVEPTYAKLRETALTGNAAFFQTALADALDIDFTTARLVTGQSSYTALLSALKALDLSEDRAFLIAVAVYPGEFPHPQAIRLFLDRYRLLHREAALDKVRAWKTETPSRAIRGNAVETAGAEHQASNSDGTAASLKAS